The window GCTGTCACGCTGGTGGCAGACGGTTCTGGACTACACCGAGGAACCGGACGATCCGAATGAGCCCGGCCACGATGAGTGCCTCATCTTGTCGCGGGACGGGCGGCACCGGCTGCTGTTCATCGAGGTGCCCGAAGCCAAGCAGGTCAAGAATCGAATCCACTTCGACCTGCGGCCGGCCGACGGCACCCGTGACAGCGAACTGGCCCGTCTGGTGTCGCTCGGCGCCACCCAGGTCGCCGACCTGCGTAAACCCGACGGCACCGGCTGGGTTGTCCTCGCTGACCCGGAGGGCAACGAGTTCTGCATCCTGCGCAGCGAGAGCGAACTGGCCGGATAGACCGGGCGCCGGCCGAGTCTGCTACCGGCCTTGGTTGGGTCGGTGTTGGTGGGGTCCGGCACCGGCCTCGGTTGAGTCGGTATCGGTGGGGTCCGCTGCCGGCCTTGGTTCGGTCGGTGTTGGCGGAGGCCGCTACCTGCCCGGGTGGGGTCAGCGTCGGCCGCGGTCGCGCGGTGGGGTCGGATCGTTGTAGGAGCCCAGCGGTCCCTGGTGCAACCGGCCGTCCGGGTACGGCCAGGGGTTGGCGGTGCAACCGTGTAGTCCGAGCGTCTGCTGCTGCATCACCGGCGCGGGACCGCCACGGCGCGGGCACCGCTGATGGGACTCACCGAGCCGATGGCCGACCTCGTGATTGACGACGTACTGCCGGTAGACCGACAGCGGTGCACCGTACCGTGGAACGCCTTTGACC of the Actinoplanes sichuanensis genome contains:
- a CDS encoding VOC family protein, whose product is MTAYISHTTVDCTNAFALSRWWQTVLDYTEEPDDPNEPGHDECLILSRDGRHRLLFIEVPEAKQVKNRIHFDLRPADGTRDSELARLVSLGATQVADLRKPDGTGWVVLADPEGNEFCILRSESELAG